A window from Glaciimonas sp. PCH181 encodes these proteins:
- a CDS encoding LysR substrate-binding domain-containing protein, whose protein sequence is MRKLPPLNALQVFETVARHQNITRAAEYLCLTQGAVSRQILMLEEYFGFPLFSRHARGLTLTGDGEALLPTVRECFSRLEEISNRLTRQRTDLALKVPTCVMRWIYPKIMSFQAEFPDIQLQVTTALQHNVDFQRESFDAAIVYGAPAGKETHSLLLFTEQLTPMCAPSMLKDKPALQPQDLAHQTLLHPTRDHRDWEMWLRHAGVENVDASSGQSFDTLDLAVNAAAQGFGMAIGDCMLASDDLEMQRLVKPFDCIMPGESYYFVYPESVANQEKVTIFRTWISQYCGADAHWSQ, encoded by the coding sequence ATGCGCAAATTACCACCTCTTAATGCATTACAAGTATTCGAAACCGTCGCCCGTCATCAAAACATTACGCGCGCGGCGGAGTATCTGTGCCTGACCCAAGGTGCGGTCAGCCGCCAGATATTGATGCTTGAGGAGTACTTCGGATTTCCGCTGTTTTCGCGCCATGCACGCGGTCTGACATTGACAGGCGATGGCGAGGCATTACTGCCGACGGTGCGAGAATGTTTTTCGCGTCTAGAAGAAATTTCGAATCGCTTGACGCGTCAACGTACCGATCTGGCGTTAAAAGTGCCGACCTGTGTGATGCGCTGGATTTACCCGAAAATTATGTCGTTCCAGGCTGAATTCCCGGATATTCAATTACAAGTAACGACCGCCCTGCAGCACAACGTAGATTTTCAACGCGAGTCGTTTGACGCAGCGATTGTGTACGGCGCACCAGCTGGCAAGGAAACCCATTCGTTGTTGTTATTTACCGAGCAGCTGACGCCGATGTGCGCGCCTTCAATGCTGAAGGATAAGCCGGCGCTGCAACCGCAGGATTTAGCGCACCAGACCTTGCTGCACCCCACTCGCGATCATCGGGATTGGGAGATGTGGTTACGCCATGCGGGAGTGGAAAATGTCGATGCCAGCAGTGGTCAAAGTTTTGACACGCTCGATCTGGCCGTGAATGCTGCGGCGCAGGGATTTGGGATGGCGATTGGCGATTGCATGCTCGCCAGTGATGATTTGGAAATGCAGCGTCTGGTCAAACCATTCGACTGCATCATGCCCGGCGAGAGCTATTATTTTGTATATCCGGAAAGCGTCGCGAATCAAGAAAAAGTGACGATTTTCCGGACTTGGATTAGTCAGTATTGCGGCGCTGATGCGCATTGGTCGCAGTAA
- a CDS encoding 4-aminobutyrate--2-oxoglutarate transaminase, whose translation MKNDGHNATAMPVTNAQLHERKNAATPRGVGVMCDFYASHALNSEIWDVENRRFIDFAAGIAVLNTGHRHPKLIAAIQEQLGKFTHTAYQIVPYESYVTLAERINAITPGTHAKKTAFFSTGAEAVENAVKIARAATGRTAVIAFSGAFHGRTMMGMALTGKVVPYKVGFGPFPSEIYHVPFPIELHGVTTEDSLAALQMLFKADVDPKRVAAIILEPVQGEGGFYAAPLDFMQALRKLCDELGILLIVDEVQTGFARTGKLFAIEHYDVVPDLMTMAKSLAGGMPLSAVCGRADIMDAAAPGGLGGTYAGNPLAVASALAVLDVIEEEQLIARANVLGQKLKQRLEKIRAEIPQIADIRGFGAMVAVEFMQAGTKMPDADFTKRVQAEALKNGLLLLSCGVYSNAIRFLYPLTIPDTVMDEALDILDAALRSAAAA comes from the coding sequence ATGAAAAACGATGGTCACAATGCCACCGCAATGCCGGTTACCAATGCCCAACTACATGAGCGCAAAAACGCCGCCACGCCACGCGGCGTCGGCGTTATGTGCGATTTTTATGCCTCGCACGCGTTAAATTCAGAAATATGGGACGTTGAAAACCGTCGTTTTATCGATTTCGCCGCCGGTATTGCCGTCTTGAACACCGGTCATCGCCATCCTAAATTGATTGCCGCAATTCAGGAACAATTGGGTAAATTTACCCATACCGCCTATCAAATCGTCCCCTATGAAAGCTACGTCACGTTGGCCGAACGCATCAATGCGATAACGCCCGGCACGCATGCCAAGAAAACCGCCTTCTTTTCGACCGGCGCAGAAGCGGTAGAAAACGCCGTTAAAATTGCCCGCGCCGCCACCGGCCGTACTGCGGTGATCGCTTTCTCTGGCGCGTTTCATGGCCGTACGATGATGGGCATGGCGCTGACGGGAAAAGTGGTCCCATACAAAGTCGGTTTTGGGCCTTTCCCAAGCGAGATTTATCACGTCCCGTTCCCGATTGAACTGCACGGCGTAACGACCGAAGATTCGCTGGCGGCATTGCAAATGTTGTTCAAGGCCGACGTTGATCCTAAACGTGTGGCCGCCATCATTCTAGAGCCAGTGCAAGGCGAGGGTGGCTTTTATGCCGCGCCGCTCGACTTCATGCAAGCGCTGCGCAAGCTCTGCGACGAATTGGGCATTTTATTGATCGTCGACGAAGTGCAAACCGGCTTCGCCCGCACCGGCAAACTATTTGCCATTGAGCATTACGACGTTGTTCCCGATTTGATGACGATGGCCAAAAGTCTGGCTGGCGGCATGCCTTTATCGGCAGTTTGTGGCCGTGCTGACATCATGGATGCGGCAGCGCCCGGCGGCCTCGGCGGAACCTATGCGGGTAATCCGCTAGCGGTGGCGTCGGCATTAGCCGTGCTGGATGTGATTGAAGAAGAGCAATTGATCGCCCGCGCCAATGTACTAGGCCAAAAATTGAAGCAGCGACTGGAAAAAATCCGCGCAGAAATCCCCCAAATTGCGGATATTCGCGGCTTTGGCGCGATGGTCGCGGTGGAGTTCATGCAAGCGGGAACCAAGATGCCCGACGCGGATTTCACCAAGCGCGTACAAGCCGAAGCCCTAAAAAATGGCTTGCTATTGCTGAGCTGCGGTGTTTACAGTAACGCTATTCGTTTTCTGTATCCGTTGACCATCCCGGACACGGTGATGGACGAAGCGCTGGATATCCTTGATGCCGCACTACGCAGCGCGGCTGCCGCCTGA
- a CDS encoding MFS transporter, translating into MSLPLFALAVAAFGIGTTEFVIMGLLPNVARDLGVTIPAAGMLVTGYALGVTIGAPIIAIVTANMPRRNALLSLMGLFIVGNVLCALSPNYAVLMVARVVTAFCHGAFFGIGSVVAAGLVPPNRRAQAIALMFGGLTLANVLGVPFGTALGQLLGWRSTFWAVTVIGVLAVIALALWLPKQIVMQKTSLLQEFRVLADRQVLMVLAISALASASLFSVFTYITPILEDVTGLTPHAVTLVLLVFGVGLTVGSAVGGKLADWRLLPSLIGFLVALAIVLTVFTLTMHTPVAAVVTIFIWGVVAFAVVPPLQTLVVDRASAAPNLAATLNQGAFNLGNATGAWVGGIAIGAGFQLTVLPYLGLVMVLMALGLTLWSASMGRANGMAMTTGE; encoded by the coding sequence ATGTCCTTACCTTTATTTGCCCTCGCCGTTGCCGCTTTTGGTATCGGCACGACCGAATTCGTCATCATGGGTCTGTTACCCAACGTAGCCCGAGACCTCGGCGTGACGATTCCCGCGGCCGGAATGCTAGTAACCGGCTACGCGCTAGGCGTCACAATCGGTGCCCCTATTATCGCCATTGTTACCGCTAACATGCCGCGCCGAAACGCATTGCTCAGTTTGATGGGATTGTTTATTGTCGGCAACGTCCTCTGCGCACTGTCTCCCAATTACGCCGTTCTGATGGTCGCGCGTGTCGTCACTGCGTTCTGTCACGGCGCATTCTTCGGCATCGGTTCAGTGGTAGCAGCAGGACTGGTCCCACCAAACCGTCGGGCGCAGGCGATTGCCCTGATGTTTGGCGGATTGACGCTGGCGAATGTATTGGGCGTCCCTTTCGGCACCGCCTTAGGCCAATTGCTCGGCTGGCGTTCAACCTTCTGGGCCGTCACTGTCATCGGCGTGTTGGCCGTGATTGCACTGGCACTCTGGCTGCCAAAACAAATCGTGATGCAAAAGACTAGCCTGTTGCAAGAATTTCGGGTGCTGGCCGATCGTCAGGTATTGATGGTGCTGGCGATCAGTGCGCTGGCATCCGCCAGTTTATTTTCCGTCTTTACCTACATCACACCGATATTGGAAGACGTCACAGGACTGACTCCGCACGCCGTTACGTTGGTATTACTAGTATTTGGCGTGGGCCTGACAGTCGGTAGTGCAGTAGGCGGTAAATTGGCGGATTGGCGCTTGCTGCCGTCGCTGATTGGCTTTCTGGTCGCGCTGGCAATTGTGCTAACGGTATTTACGCTAACGATGCATACACCGGTCGCGGCAGTGGTCACGATTTTCATCTGGGGTGTGGTGGCATTCGCTGTCGTGCCGCCATTGCAGACGTTGGTGGTGGACCGCGCCAGCGCCGCCCCCAATCTGGCGGCGACGCTGAATCAGGGCGCGTTCAATCTCGGCAATGCGACTGGTGCGTGGGTTGGCGGTATCGCCATCGGCGCGGGCTTTCAATTAACCGTGTTGCCTTATCTTGGCCTGGTGATGGTATTAATGGCGTTGGGCCTGACGCTGTGGTCAGCATCAATGGGACGCGCCAACGGCATGGCAATGACGACGGGTGAATAG
- the gabD gene encoding NADP-dependent succinate-semialdehyde dehydrogenase: MLQLKDASLFRQQAYIDGAWCDADSGATHPVTNPATGATIGTVPLMGAAETRRAIVAADVAWKSWRRKTAKERSIILRKWNDLMLENADDLALIMTTEQGKPLAEAKGEITYAASFIEWFAEEGKRAGGDTIPSPSPNNRIVVIKEPIGVCAAITPWNFPAAMITRKAGPALAAGCPMVLKPAESTPFSALALAVLAERAGIPAGVFSVVTGAAREIGGEMTRNPIVRKLTFTGSTGVGRLLMEQCAATVKKLSLELGGNAPFIVFDDADLDAAVEGAMASKYRNAGQTCVCANRLYVQDGVYDAFAQKLVAAVGKLKVGDGQQEGVTQGPLIDQKAVEKVEQHIADALSKGARVLVGGKRHALGQSFFEPTVLADVTSDMVVAREETFGPMAPLFRFKTDDEVIALANDTEFGLASYFYSRDIGRIWRVAEALESGMVGINTGLISNEVAPFGGVKQSGLGREGSKYGIEDYQVIKYLCMGGI, encoded by the coding sequence ATGTTGCAATTGAAAGACGCCTCTTTATTTCGCCAGCAAGCTTATATCGATGGCGCATGGTGCGACGCCGATAGCGGCGCGACGCATCCAGTCACCAATCCGGCGACTGGCGCGACGATCGGCACCGTGCCGCTAATGGGCGCAGCAGAAACCAGACGCGCGATTGTCGCCGCCGATGTCGCCTGGAAATCCTGGCGTCGCAAGACTGCGAAAGAGCGCAGCATCATCTTGCGTAAATGGAATGATCTGATGCTAGAAAACGCCGATGATCTGGCGTTGATCATGACCACCGAACAAGGCAAACCGCTGGCTGAAGCCAAGGGCGAAATCACCTACGCCGCCTCGTTCATTGAATGGTTTGCTGAAGAGGGTAAACGGGCCGGTGGCGATACGATTCCATCGCCCTCGCCGAACAATCGGATTGTTGTCATCAAAGAGCCAATTGGCGTGTGCGCGGCGATCACGCCCTGGAATTTCCCGGCGGCGATGATTACCCGTAAGGCTGGGCCAGCGCTGGCGGCGGGTTGTCCGATGGTGCTGAAACCAGCGGAATCGACTCCGTTTTCGGCATTGGCGCTGGCAGTTCTGGCAGAGCGCGCAGGCATCCCGGCTGGGGTGTTTAGCGTGGTTACCGGCGCGGCGCGAGAAATTGGCGGCGAAATGACGCGTAATCCGATCGTGCGTAAATTGACCTTTACTGGCTCGACTGGTGTTGGGCGATTGTTGATGGAGCAATGCGCGGCGACGGTTAAAAAGTTGTCGTTGGAATTAGGCGGCAATGCGCCGTTTATCGTGTTTGACGATGCTGATTTGGATGCTGCGGTGGAGGGGGCAATGGCTTCCAAATATCGGAATGCCGGGCAAACCTGCGTTTGTGCTAATCGGTTGTATGTGCAAGATGGTGTTTATGATGCGTTTGCGCAAAAGCTGGTTGCGGCGGTGGGTAAATTGAAAGTGGGCGACGGCCAGCAAGAAGGCGTGACGCAGGGACCATTGATTGATCAGAAAGCGGTTGAAAAAGTCGAGCAGCATATTGCGGATGCGCTCAGCAAGGGCGCGCGGGTGTTGGTGGGCGGTAAGCGGCATGCTTTAGGGCAGAGTTTTTTTGAGCCGACGGTTTTGGCGGACGTGACCTCGGATATGGTGGTTGCGCGTGAAGAGACCTTTGGACCGATGGCACCGTTGTTTCGATTTAAGACTGATGATGAAGTGATTGCGCTGGCTAACGATACCGAATTTGGACTTGCCAGCTATTTTTATTCACGGGATATCGGGCGTATTTGGCGTGTGGCTGAGGCGCTTGAGAGTGGGATGGTGGGGATTAACACTGGTTTGATCTCGAATGAAGTTGCGCCGTTTGGAGGAGTTAAGCAATCGGGGTTGGGACGGGAAGGGTCGAAATATGGGATTGAGGATTATCAGGTGATTAAATATTTGTGCATGGGGGGGATTTGA